GTCGGCGCCGTCCCTTCCCATTCCCGTCATTATCACCGCCACGGAATCGCTTCCGTAGGATTCTGCGACCGAATCGAACAGAACGTCGATCGACGGGCGGTGCCCGGAAACCTTCTCGCCCCTGAATACCCGCAACACCCCCCCGCCGGTGCTTTTATCTATCCGCATATGCGAATGCCCCGGCGCTATATACCCAAAACCCGGACGCACCCTGTCTCCGTCCTCGGCCTCTTTGACGTTCAAGCCGGAATTCACATTGAGCCGTTCGGCGAAGGCGCGCGTGAATCCCTCGGGCATGTGCTGCACCACCAGCACGGGCGAGCCGAAATCGGTCGGCAGTTTCTGAAAAACCTGCAGGAGCGCCGACGGGCCTCCGGTCGATGTGCCTATGGCCACCACCCTGTTTACCGGCTCCCTGGGGCGCCGGCCTTCCGTTTTCCGAGCTTCCGGCTCCCGGCGCTCGAGATGTCCGCCCGGATGAAGCTTGATTTTTGACTTATGGACCGATTTGACCTTTCTTATGAGAAGGTCGGAAATTTCGTCCACCGAAATCGAAATAGCGGTTGAGGGCTTCGGGATAAAATCCACCGCTCCGTATTCAAGCGCCCGAAAGGTGGCCTCCGCCCCGTGCTGGGTCAGCACGCTCATCATGATGACCGGCTTTGGATTGGTCTCGACAATTCGGCGCAGGGCCTCGAGACCGTCCATAATGGGCATCTCGATGTCGAGCGTAATGACGTCCGGGTTCAGCGTCTGGTTTTTGAAGATGGCGGTCTTGCCGTTATTCGCCGTCCCAACGACCTCTATATCAGGGTCCTTCCGCAATATATCCGAAACGATCTTTCTTACCAGCGCAGAATCGTCCACCACCAGAACTTTTATCTTTTCCGGCATGGGCCCCTTATCTCAACTTTTCCACAATCTTCTTCAGCGACTCCGTCTCGGGGAGCACCATGAGCTTCCCGATGACCCTGTCGTTCCGGTAGTAAAACTCCGTGTCCATCACCAGCACGTAATCGTTGGAGATATTGTGCAGGACCAGGATCGAATCCAGTATCGACTGCATGAAATCATGCACGATGGTCGGCACCGTGGGCTTTATCGCTATCGCCGTCTTTTCGGAGATGACGTTGACCACGGACGACCCCACGATGTTCGTCACCTCCTTGAGGGCCGATTCGCCGTCCTCGTCGAGCTCGCGCGTTTTGCCGCTTTCGATTCCATACAGCATGTCGATGAGCTCAAAACCGGCCTCCTCCGCCAGGCCGAAAAGTATCGTACCTTTAATGTCCCCCACCAGGGGCATGTAGACGCCGATATAGATGTTGTCCACTTCGCCAAAATTCTCCGGGACCTTTTCCACGGGAAGGAGCTCGACCGTGGGGATGGAAAGGTCGATCTGCTTGCCGAGGATCTTCGATAGCGATTCCGCGGCGTTGGTGATGCCCACGTTGGCGAGCACCTGCACGCGCTCCATGTCCTCCCAGGTGATTCCCAGCGACTTCTTGATATGGCCGTCGGGCTCACCGCTCTCGACGGTGGCCCGTATACTGTTTTTTAACTCGTCTTTGAACGATCTGAGAGCATCACGCACCTTCGCATCAATCGCCGATTCGTCTTCCCCGGCCTTAGCGGTTTCCCCGGCCGGCGCGGTGCTTTTCGCCGGTGCGTAAGCCGAACCAGCCTTCGACGGCGCGGTCGGAATCGTATCCCGGCGCTCGAATATGATATCTTCCTTTATCTTTTCGACCGGGGCCTTCTCGGTCCGGGCGGCCTCCGGTCGCGAGGGAATCTCCTTTGCCTGAGGCGCGGGGGATGCCGTCTCATTTTTCGCGACGGTCTTCTGAAAATCCCTCTCCCTTCGCTCCGCGGCGGAACGCTGCAGGTCGGTGATCTCTTTGATTTCAACAACCTGCGCCGACTTCTTCTCCATGGCGCGCTGACGCTGCATCCGGGAAAGCCGGTCCTGATCCGTAATCACCCTGTTGATCATGGATGCGATATCGAGTATGAGGCAGATGCTTCCGTCACCCAGTATGGACGCTCCGGATAGCC
The nucleotide sequence above comes from Spirochaetota bacterium. Encoded proteins:
- a CDS encoding chemotaxis response regulator protein-glutamate methylesterase; its protein translation is MPEKIKVLVVDDSALVRKIVSDILRKDPDIEVVGTANNGKTAIFKNQTLNPDVITLDIEMPIMDGLEALRRIVETNPKPVIMMSVLTQHGAEATFRALEYGAVDFIPKPSTAISISVDEISDLLIRKVKSVHKSKIKLHPGGHLERREPEARKTEGRRPREPVNRVVAIGTSTGGPSALLQVFQKLPTDFGSPVLVVQHMPEGFTRAFAERLNVNSGLNVKEAEDGDRVRPGFGYIAPGHSHMRIDKSTGGGVLRVFRGEKVSGHRPSIDVLFDSVAESYGSDSVAVIMTGMGRDGADGISSIKKKGGYTIAQDEDTSVVYGMNRVAVQAGVIDEVASLYRIAETIMEHA